One stretch of Priestia megaterium DNA includes these proteins:
- the hmpA gene encoding NO-inducible flavohemoprotein translates to MKQTTISIVKSTVPVLEKHGQAITTRFYEMLFEQYPSLKNVFNQTNQKTGRQQMALANTVYAAAQYIDQLETLLPVVKQIAHKHRSIGVKAEHYPIVGEFLLKAIKDVLKEAATDEIMEAWKEAYGAIADVFISVEQKLYEEAEEKGWKDYKKLMVHKKVKEAEDVYSFYLVSPDQKALPAFLPGQYVSVRIPGDEYLSIRQYSLSGYPSQPYYKITVKKEKQMEDGVVSTYLHDQLKEGDLLEVSVPAGDFVLKENSKSVFISGGVGITPMMSMLHQALENNQEVTFIHSAKNEQFHAMKRELQSLSEKYTFEQHVFYSQAQTDQHDEHITYGRLTKKELAKYAGDKQAYYYVCGSSSFTQMVLEGLAEMGISQENIMYESFGPKMSMTPSA, encoded by the coding sequence ATGAAACAAACAACTATTTCTATTGTAAAAAGTACAGTTCCTGTTTTAGAAAAGCATGGTCAAGCAATCACAACTCGTTTTTATGAAATGCTTTTTGAACAGTATCCTTCTTTAAAAAATGTATTCAACCAAACAAATCAAAAAACAGGACGTCAGCAAATGGCGTTAGCTAATACAGTTTATGCCGCTGCACAGTACATCGATCAGCTTGAAACGCTGCTTCCAGTTGTGAAGCAAATCGCCCATAAACATCGCAGTATCGGCGTGAAAGCAGAGCACTATCCAATTGTCGGCGAGTTCTTATTAAAGGCAATTAAAGATGTTTTAAAAGAAGCTGCGACAGATGAGATTATGGAAGCTTGGAAAGAAGCTTACGGTGCCATTGCGGACGTATTCATAAGTGTTGAGCAAAAATTATATGAAGAAGCCGAAGAAAAAGGATGGAAAGATTATAAAAAACTAATGGTTCATAAAAAAGTAAAAGAAGCAGAAGACGTGTACTCGTTTTATTTAGTATCACCTGATCAAAAAGCGCTGCCTGCTTTTCTGCCAGGTCAGTATGTGAGTGTACGAATTCCTGGTGACGAGTATTTATCCATTCGTCAGTACAGCTTATCTGGCTATCCAAGTCAACCATACTATAAAATTACGGTGAAAAAAGAAAAGCAAATGGAAGACGGGGTCGTGTCAACTTATTTACATGACCAATTGAAAGAAGGAGACTTGCTTGAAGTCAGCGTTCCAGCAGGAGATTTTGTCTTAAAAGAAAATAGTAAATCAGTATTTATCAGCGGAGGTGTAGGAATTACTCCAATGATGTCAATGCTTCATCAAGCATTGGAAAACAATCAAGAAGTAACATTTATTCACAGTGCTAAAAATGAGCAGTTTCATGCAATGAAACGAGAGCTTCAATCGTTGTCAGAGAAATATACGTTTGAACAACACGTTTTCTATAGTCAAGCGCAAACAGATCAGCATGATGAACATATAACGTATGGTCGCTTAACTAAAAAAGAGCTAGCTAAATACGCCGGCGATAAACAGGCATATTATTATGTCTGTGGATCTTCTTCATTTACGCAAATGGTGTTAGAAGGCCTAGCTGAAATGGGTATTTCTCAAGAAAATATCATGTATGAATCGTTTGGCCCGAAAATGAGTATGACTCCTTCCGCATAA
- a CDS encoding lysine N(6)-hydroxylase/L-ornithine N(5)-oxygenase family protein, with protein sequence MTNKQYDMVGIGIGPFNLGLAALAEPLDEIDAVFFDKEAKFEWHPGMLIDGTDLQIPFLADLVTFADPTSPYSFLNYIHKQKRLYPFFFFNRFDIPRQEYNEYAKWVAEQLSSCHFSSKVVDVIPKNEEEYYEVKVETPEGIQTVNAKHVVMGTGSIPLVPPAFEEKLNEHILHSSGYLHKKEEIQKGKHVTIVGSGQSAAEIFLDLLEEQTEHHYHLTWFTRSSNFFQLDQSKLAQELFSPNYVDYFHSLPFEERTSTVEDLNPLRHGIESSTLTKIYDLLYHRSLKGKVPVTIQASTEVSDIHKKGNGYELECKQLKAERSFQYEADRLILSTGYKPKISPFIERIKDDIEWEDDKRFKVTKDYRLVFKQPRNHHFFTLTNIEHSHGSGATNLGLSVQRNQRILNVIAGRDVYPVPEETTFQTFNLF encoded by the coding sequence ATGACAAATAAGCAGTATGACATGGTGGGAATAGGAATAGGACCTTTTAATTTAGGCTTAGCGGCCCTTGCTGAGCCTCTTGATGAAATTGATGCTGTCTTCTTTGATAAAGAAGCGAAATTTGAATGGCATCCGGGAATGTTAATTGACGGCACGGACTTGCAGATTCCGTTTCTAGCAGACTTAGTTACATTTGCGGATCCAACAAGCCCCTATTCTTTTCTAAATTATATTCACAAGCAAAAACGCTTGTATCCGTTCTTTTTCTTTAATCGTTTTGACATTCCGCGTCAAGAATACAACGAGTACGCAAAATGGGTAGCGGAGCAGCTATCTTCCTGCCACTTTTCTTCAAAAGTTGTAGACGTGATACCGAAAAATGAAGAAGAGTATTATGAAGTAAAGGTAGAAACACCTGAGGGAATTCAAACAGTAAATGCTAAACACGTTGTAATGGGAACAGGAAGCATTCCACTTGTGCCTCCGGCTTTTGAAGAAAAGCTCAATGAGCATATTTTACACAGCAGCGGCTATTTACATAAAAAAGAAGAGATTCAAAAAGGAAAGCATGTAACGATCGTTGGTTCAGGGCAAAGTGCTGCAGAGATTTTTCTTGATTTACTAGAAGAACAGACTGAACATCATTACCACCTTACATGGTTTACAAGATCCTCTAATTTTTTTCAGCTTGATCAATCCAAGCTTGCTCAAGAGTTATTTTCGCCAAACTATGTAGATTACTTTCATTCGCTGCCTTTTGAGGAACGTACAAGTACGGTGGAAGATTTAAATCCTTTACGTCACGGAATTGAATCTTCTACCTTAACGAAAATCTATGATTTACTTTATCATCGTTCACTTAAAGGAAAAGTACCCGTTACGATTCAAGCTTCGACTGAAGTAAGTGATATTCATAAAAAAGGAAATGGATATGAGCTGGAGTGCAAACAATTAAAGGCTGAACGCTCTTTTCAATACGAAGCGGATCGTTTGATATTGTCCACGGGCTATAAGCCAAAAATTTCGCCGTTCATCGAACGAATAAAAGATGATATTGAATGGGAAGATGACAAGCGTTTCAAAGTTACAAAAGATTACCGGCTTGTCTTTAAACAACCCCGTAACCACCACTTTTTTACTTTAACCAATATCGAACATTCACATGGATCTGGCGCAACAAATCTTGGTTTATCCGTTCAGCGCAATCAGCGTATTCTGAACGTGATTGCAGGGAGAGATGTGTACCCAGTTCCAGAAGAGACGACGTTTCAGACATTTAATTTGTTTTGA
- a CDS encoding type 1 glutamine amidotransferase domain-containing protein produces the protein MSKKIAVLVTDLFEDVEYTDPAKAFEEEGHTLTKIDVKTGEVTGKQGETTLTIDKAIADVKPEDFDALFLPGGFSPDILRADDQVVAFTKSFMDEGKPVMAICHGPQLLINAETLKGRDVTGFKSIAIDLKNAGANFHDKEVVVCGNQLVTSRTPDDMEAFVRESVNVLK, from the coding sequence ATGAGTAAGAAAATTGCAGTATTAGTAACAGATTTATTTGAAGATGTGGAATATACAGATCCAGCCAAAGCCTTTGAAGAAGAAGGCCATACGCTAACAAAAATCGATGTTAAAACAGGTGAAGTAACAGGTAAACAAGGCGAAACAACATTAACAATTGATAAAGCAATTGCGGATGTAAAGCCAGAAGATTTTGACGCATTGTTTTTACCGGGAGGTTTCTCACCAGATATCTTGCGTGCGGACGATCAAGTCGTAGCTTTCACAAAATCATTTATGGATGAAGGCAAACCGGTTATGGCTATTTGTCACGGACCACAGCTGCTAATCAATGCTGAAACATTAAAAGGACGTGACGTAACTGGTTTCAAATCAATTGCTATTGATTTGAAAAATGCAGGCGCAAACTTCCATGATAAAGAAGTGGTGGTATGCGGTAATCAACTAGTTACAAGCCGTACACCAGACGATATGGAAGCATTCGTACGTGAATCAGTAAATGTCTTAAAATAA
- a CDS encoding CAP domain-containing protein → MKKRFRIATVAGAVSLGLLTAGQANAAAPDCNTPKQITIKDAQAAQNINVDELLKKFNAQGQSAQAAAPQQETQAPEQAEAAPQEQAQAPKQSEEAKAPEQTQQNTKAQQSENTDKAEQTKDASQFEQKVVDLVNQEREKQGLKPLTLNKKLSDVARTKSKDMMDKGYFDHNSPTYGSPFDMMKQFGIEYTTAGENIAKGQQSPEDVMNAWMNSDGHRKNILNPDFTEIGVGYVKGDTTYWTQQFIGK, encoded by the coding sequence ATGAAGAAAAGGTTTCGTATTGCCACTGTCGCAGGTGCCGTATCATTAGGATTACTAACAGCAGGACAAGCAAATGCAGCAGCTCCTGATTGCAACACTCCAAAACAAATTACCATTAAAGATGCTCAAGCAGCACAAAATATAAATGTAGATGAGCTATTAAAGAAATTTAACGCTCAAGGACAATCTGCTCAAGCAGCAGCTCCGCAGCAAGAAACACAAGCACCAGAGCAAGCTGAAGCAGCTCCACAGGAACAAGCACAAGCACCAAAGCAAAGTGAAGAAGCAAAAGCTCCAGAGCAAACACAGCAAAACACAAAAGCTCAACAATCAGAAAATACTGATAAAGCAGAACAAACAAAAGATGCTAGTCAATTCGAACAAAAGGTCGTAGATTTAGTGAACCAAGAGCGTGAAAAACAAGGTTTAAAACCTCTAACACTTAACAAAAAATTAAGTGACGTTGCACGCACTAAATCAAAAGATATGATGGACAAAGGGTATTTTGACCATAATTCACCAACATATGGTTCACCATTTGATATGATGAAACAATTCGGCATTGAATATACAACTGCAGGTGAAAACATTGCAAAAGGTCAGCAATCACCTGAAGATGTAATGAATGCTTGGATGAATAGTGACGGTCACCGCAAAAACATTCTAAACCCTGATTTCACTGAAATTGGTGTTGGATACGTAAAAGGTGATACTACGTACTGGACTCAACAATTTATCGGTAAGTGA
- the ade gene encoding adenine deaminase, with the protein MSNTKTTLRKQLAVANKKIPADLVVKNGKIIDVFTLSIIEADIAIADGVIVGIGQYDGNNVVDAKGKYISPTFIDGHVHIESSMVTPKEFSKLLVPRGVTTVVTDPHEIANVSGKSGIEFMLQNSDSIPLDVFVNLPSSVPATPFESSGAVLKAADLAPFFSHPRVLGLAEVMDFPAVRDGDDDMLDKLQAANDANGVIDGHGSGLDATGVNIYRTANISTDHECVTAEEAIERIQRGMYVLIRQGSVAKDLKQLLPAVNERNARRFLFCTDDKHLDDLLTEGSIDYNVRFAIELGLDPLIAIQMASLNAAECYGLKDRGAVAPGYKADFILLDDLTDISAAHVYQNGELIAENGEMLSVQEEQIDLPTELMNSVHLKEFSIKKLTIPLQHNRANIIEINPNSLLTNHIVEEVQVKQNEFQSSVENDQLKMAVVERHHLTGNIGLGIVKGFQLKDGAIATTIAHDSHNIVAVGTNDEDLAKAIAAIEEIGGGIVIVKGNEVIGSLPLSIGGLMSPHPYNEVNSLLKQLHGALHELDISQKFNPLLTLSFLSLPVIPCLKLTDKGLFNVKEFKHITVQA; encoded by the coding sequence ATGTCAAATACAAAAACAACCTTAAGAAAACAGCTTGCTGTTGCCAATAAAAAAATACCTGCAGATCTTGTAGTGAAAAACGGGAAAATTATCGATGTCTTTACGCTTTCCATCATTGAAGCCGATATTGCGATTGCTGATGGAGTGATTGTTGGAATAGGTCAATACGATGGGAATAACGTCGTTGATGCAAAAGGAAAATACATTTCTCCTACGTTCATTGATGGACACGTTCACATTGAATCATCAATGGTTACACCTAAAGAGTTCTCAAAACTTCTTGTACCTAGAGGCGTCACAACTGTCGTAACGGACCCTCATGAAATTGCGAATGTTTCAGGGAAATCTGGCATTGAGTTTATGCTTCAAAACTCGGATTCCATTCCTTTAGACGTATTTGTGAATTTACCTTCAAGCGTGCCAGCAACTCCTTTTGAAAGCTCTGGAGCCGTCTTAAAAGCAGCTGACTTAGCGCCATTTTTCTCTCACCCTCGCGTGCTTGGATTAGCAGAAGTGATGGATTTCCCTGCTGTGCGAGATGGAGATGACGATATGCTCGATAAATTACAAGCAGCTAACGATGCAAACGGCGTAATTGATGGGCACGGCTCAGGGCTAGATGCTACGGGCGTTAATATTTATCGTACCGCTAACATTTCAACAGATCATGAATGCGTAACAGCAGAAGAAGCAATTGAACGTATTCAGCGCGGGATGTATGTTCTGATCCGCCAAGGTTCTGTCGCTAAAGATTTGAAACAATTATTACCTGCTGTAAATGAACGTAACGCGCGCAGATTTTTATTCTGTACCGATGACAAACACCTAGATGATTTATTAACGGAAGGTTCTATTGATTACAATGTTCGTTTTGCTATTGAACTCGGGCTGGATCCGTTAATTGCGATTCAAATGGCTTCATTAAATGCCGCTGAATGCTACGGGTTAAAAGATAGAGGTGCGGTTGCTCCTGGTTACAAAGCTGATTTTATTCTATTAGACGACTTAACCGATATATCTGCAGCACATGTCTATCAAAACGGAGAGCTTATTGCTGAAAATGGAGAGATGCTTTCTGTTCAAGAAGAACAAATTGATCTTCCAACAGAACTAATGAATTCTGTTCATCTGAAAGAGTTTTCCATTAAAAAACTTACGATACCACTTCAGCATAATCGCGCTAATATTATTGAAATTAATCCAAACAGCCTGCTTACAAATCATATTGTAGAAGAAGTTCAAGTGAAGCAAAACGAATTTCAGTCTTCTGTAGAAAACGATCAGCTGAAAATGGCTGTTGTTGAGCGTCATCATCTAACAGGGAATATTGGTCTTGGGATTGTAAAAGGTTTTCAGTTAAAAGACGGAGCGATTGCTACCACGATTGCTCACGATTCACATAATATCGTAGCCGTAGGAACAAATGATGAAGATTTAGCAAAAGCAATTGCGGCAATTGAAGAAATCGGCGGAGGTATTGTTATTGTAAAAGGCAATGAAGTGATTGGCTCCCTTCCTCTTTCCATCGGAGGATTAATGTCACCTCACCCTTACAATGAAGTAAACAGCTTACTTAAGCAGCTTCACGGGGCTCTTCATGAGCTTGATATTTCACAGAAATTCAACCCGCTGCTGACATTATCTTTCTTAAGCTTGCCTGTTATCCCATGTCTAAAATTAACCGACAAAGGATTATTTAATGTAAAAGAATTCAAGCATATCACCGTTCAAGCATAA
- a CDS encoding DUF1128 domain-containing protein → MDLSVKSPENIKHMVDSISEKLRMLNIGAIKAEAFDEEMYEDLKYLYDMVMRKDSFSPSEMQAIAEELGTLRKQA, encoded by the coding sequence GTGGATTTATCAGTAAAATCTCCAGAGAATATTAAACATATGGTCGATAGCATTAGTGAAAAACTGCGCATGCTAAATATCGGAGCAATTAAAGCTGAAGCTTTTGACGAAGAAATGTATGAAGACTTAAAGTACTTATACGATATGGTAATGAGAAAAGATTCTTTTAGCCCAAGTGAAATGCAAGCGATCGCGGAAGAATTAGGTACACTGCGTAAACAAGCTTAA
- a CDS encoding low molecular weight protein-tyrosine-phosphatase, with product MINVLFVCLGNICRSPMAEAVFKDMVKKKGLEGQIYVDSAGTGGWHKGNPPHEGTQSILTKNNIDFKGQTARQVIQEDVAKFHYIIGMDVENVGNLRRMAGHTKTGYIARLLDFVPDLHIEDVPDPYFTGNFDEVYDLVQEGCKALLDEIIEKHFSE from the coding sequence ATGATTAACGTATTATTCGTTTGTTTGGGAAATATTTGTCGTTCACCCATGGCAGAAGCGGTCTTTAAAGATATGGTGAAGAAAAAAGGGCTAGAAGGACAAATTTACGTAGATTCTGCAGGCACAGGAGGCTGGCACAAAGGAAATCCTCCTCATGAAGGGACGCAATCTATTTTAACGAAAAACAACATTGATTTTAAAGGGCAAACAGCAAGACAAGTGATTCAAGAGGATGTAGCTAAATTCCATTATATTATTGGAATGGATGTCGAAAATGTAGGAAATCTGAGAAGGATGGCTGGACATACTAAAACAGGTTATATTGCAAGGCTTTTGGATTTTGTGCCCGATTTACATATTGAAGATGTGCCTGATCCTTATTTCACGGGAAATTTTGACGAAGTATATGACTTAGTTCAAGAAGGATGCAAGGCTCTTTTAGACGAAATTATAGAGAAGCATTTCTCGGAATAA
- a CDS encoding YihY/virulence factor BrkB family protein yields MAGMYINNIVRFGKELMGRIHRDELPSLSAELAYYLLLSLFPFLIFLITLIGFLPLESTDLLDLVENVAPQQTLHMIESNVSHIIGSHNEKLLSFGIIATMWSASNGINAIVRAFNRAYHVQENRPFLVARGMAVLLTFAMIFVIIVALLLPVFGHMIGLYLSSTFGFSETFLALWSASRWIISGLILFTVFTGLYYFAPNKKLLIRNVVKGAAFATVGWTVVSMLFAYYVNHFNNYTATYGSLGGIIILLIWLYLSGMIIVIGGEINAIFYDRRVKSS; encoded by the coding sequence ATGGCTGGAATGTACATAAATAACATCGTAAGGTTTGGCAAAGAACTGATGGGCCGCATTCATCGAGATGAGCTGCCCAGTTTATCAGCTGAATTGGCTTATTATTTGCTGCTCTCGCTATTTCCTTTTTTAATTTTCTTAATTACGCTGATTGGATTTTTGCCATTGGAATCAACAGACCTGCTTGATTTGGTCGAAAATGTAGCGCCACAGCAAACGCTGCACATGATTGAAAGCAACGTTTCCCATATCATTGGTTCTCATAATGAAAAGCTATTGTCCTTTGGTATCATTGCCACGATGTGGTCTGCTTCAAATGGAATTAATGCGATCGTAAGAGCATTTAACCGAGCGTATCACGTACAAGAAAATCGGCCTTTTTTAGTGGCGAGAGGTATGGCAGTTCTCCTTACTTTTGCGATGATATTTGTCATTATTGTAGCGCTTTTACTTCCTGTTTTCGGTCATATGATTGGACTTTATTTATCGTCTACGTTTGGATTTTCAGAAACTTTTCTCGCTTTATGGTCTGCTTCCCGTTGGATTATCAGCGGTCTCATTTTGTTTACTGTTTTTACGGGGTTATATTACTTTGCTCCTAATAAAAAGCTGCTGATTCGAAATGTTGTAAAAGGAGCAGCTTTTGCTACGGTCGGCTGGACAGTGGTATCAATGCTATTTGCGTATTACGTAAATCATTTCAATAACTATACAGCTACATATGGAAGCTTGGGCGGAATTATTATCCTGCTTATTTGGCTGTATCTATCGGGCATGATTATCGTTATTGGAGGAGAAATTAACGCGATTTTCTACGACCGTCGAGTCAAATCTTCATAG
- a CDS encoding heavy metal translocating P-type ATPase: MENALPKKQEQTPQTSSAVNVLKTHGELIAALLSGVLILAGWLLSKQQDTAVSITLFVLAYVIGGFAKAKEGIEETIENKELNVEMLMIIAAIGAAVIGYWTEGAMLIFIFALSGALETYTMNKSNREISALMNLQPQEATRLIGDQEEIVSISDLQIGDLLLVKPGERVPSDGIVVSGQTTIDQAAITGESVPVLKQLDDEVFAGTVNVKGAITIKMTKPSAETLFQKIIQLVQTAQSEKSPSQLFIERFEGTYVKIVLSVVAVMLFLPHYVLGWSWTETFYRAMILLVVASPCALVASITPASLSAISNGAKKGILFKGGVHLERLSHLSAIAFDKTGTLTKGKPEVTNVIVRSDMNEQEFLIKIASIERQSNHPLAQSIVDFVKNKQELTLVQPDSLEDVPGYGVIGSLQGDTWKIGKADFVGKEDAAEFENGISSTLASEGKTIVYAKDQHGIVGLLALKDVVRTEAVDAVKSLKEQGIHTVMITGDSEKTAEAISKECAVDEYIAECLPEAKVDKIKALKEKFPTVSMVGDGINDAPALATANVGVAMGEGTDVALETADIVLMKNDLSKISDAVALSRRMNSIVKQNVIFSIAVIFLLICSNFFQVLDMPFGVIGHEGSTILVILNGLRLLKS, from the coding sequence ATGGAAAATGCGTTACCTAAAAAACAAGAACAAACGCCTCAAACATCTTCTGCTGTCAACGTATTGAAAACACATGGTGAACTCATTGCTGCACTGTTAAGCGGCGTGCTGATTTTAGCTGGCTGGCTGCTGTCAAAACAGCAGGATACTGCTGTATCTATTACGCTCTTTGTATTAGCTTACGTGATAGGCGGATTTGCTAAAGCAAAAGAAGGCATTGAAGAAACGATTGAAAATAAAGAATTGAATGTCGAAATGTTAATGATTATTGCAGCCATTGGAGCGGCTGTAATTGGCTACTGGACAGAAGGTGCTATGCTTATTTTCATTTTTGCATTAAGCGGTGCGTTAGAAACGTACACCATGAATAAAAGCAACCGAGAAATTAGCGCCTTGATGAATTTACAGCCGCAAGAAGCAACGCGTCTGATTGGAGATCAAGAAGAAATTGTATCCATTTCGGATTTACAAATCGGAGACTTGCTGCTAGTTAAGCCGGGTGAACGAGTGCCATCCGATGGTATTGTTGTCTCTGGTCAAACAACGATTGATCAGGCTGCTATTACGGGGGAATCTGTTCCTGTACTAAAACAGCTCGATGATGAAGTATTCGCGGGCACGGTGAATGTGAAAGGCGCCATTACCATTAAAATGACAAAGCCAAGTGCTGAGACGCTGTTTCAAAAGATCATTCAACTTGTTCAAACGGCTCAAAGTGAAAAGTCTCCTTCTCAATTGTTTATTGAACGATTTGAAGGCACATACGTAAAAATTGTTCTATCGGTTGTGGCAGTTATGCTATTTCTCCCACACTATGTGCTTGGATGGAGCTGGACCGAGACATTTTACCGTGCAATGATTCTCTTAGTTGTAGCGTCTCCTTGCGCCCTGGTTGCATCTATCACCCCTGCTTCGCTGTCTGCTATTTCAAACGGAGCAAAAAAAGGAATTTTGTTCAAAGGCGGCGTGCATTTGGAAAGATTAAGCCATTTAAGCGCAATTGCTTTTGACAAAACAGGAACGTTAACAAAAGGGAAGCCAGAAGTGACAAATGTCATTGTACGTTCTGATATGAACGAGCAGGAATTTCTTATTAAAATAGCATCAATTGAACGTCAGTCCAATCATCCGCTTGCTCAATCCATTGTTGACTTTGTGAAAAACAAGCAGGAATTGACGCTCGTTCAGCCAGATTCACTTGAAGACGTTCCCGGATATGGTGTCATTGGGTCTCTTCAAGGAGATACATGGAAGATAGGAAAAGCAGATTTTGTAGGTAAAGAAGATGCAGCTGAATTTGAAAATGGGATTTCATCTACGCTTGCCAGTGAAGGAAAAACGATTGTGTACGCAAAAGACCAGCATGGTATTGTGGGATTGCTTGCGCTAAAAGACGTTGTACGAACAGAAGCTGTAGACGCTGTTAAATCTCTTAAAGAGCAGGGTATTCATACCGTCATGATTACAGGAGACAGCGAAAAAACAGCCGAAGCCATTTCAAAAGAATGTGCCGTCGATGAATACATTGCAGAATGTTTGCCGGAAGCTAAAGTAGATAAAATTAAAGCGTTAAAAGAAAAATTCCCTACCGTTTCAATGGTGGGAGATGGCATTAACGATGCACCTGCTCTTGCTACTGCTAACGTTGGAGTAGCCATGGGAGAAGGAACGGATGTGGCACTTGAAACAGCGGATATCGTTTTAATGAAAAATGATCTATCAAAAATTTCGGATGCAGTAGCTCTTTCCAGACGAATGAACTCAATTGTGAAGCAAAACGTTATTTTTTCTATTGCCGTCATCTTTTTATTAATTTGTTCGAATTTTTTCCAAGTGCTTGATATGCCATTTGGTGTTATAGGTCACGAAGGCAGCACCATTTTAGTTATCTTAAACGGCCTTCGCTTGCTAAAATCTTAA
- a CDS encoding BH0509 family protein: MSRQERKNMITFIETMKGIDRETLMYMTDADIEHIYTSAYKYYEEHLDM, translated from the coding sequence ATGAGCAGACAAGAACGTAAAAACATGATTACATTTATTGAAACAATGAAGGGGATTGACCGTGAAACCTTAATGTACATGACGGATGCCGATATCGAGCACATTTACACTTCCGCTTATAAATATTATGAAGAGCATTTAGATATGTAG
- a CDS encoding ArsR/SmtB family transcription factor, producing MKKDEHSFLSPQTVEEASRILKAISDPTRMKILYLLFQEECSVGHMVEVLGVSQSAISHQLTHLRHLRLVKYRREGNTYFYTYDDEHVVGILHQVIQHVECAHNE from the coding sequence ATGAAAAAAGATGAACATTCGTTTTTATCGCCTCAAACAGTAGAAGAAGCGTCAAGAATACTAAAAGCTATTTCAGATCCTACGAGAATGAAAATTCTTTATTTACTATTTCAAGAAGAGTGTTCAGTCGGTCATATGGTTGAAGTGCTTGGTGTTTCACAGTCAGCTATTTCACATCAGTTAACTCACTTGCGTCATTTACGTTTAGTAAAATATCGCCGTGAAGGGAATACGTATTTCTATACGTATGATGATGAACACGTAGTTGGAATTTTGCATCAAGTGATTCAGCACGTAGAATGCGCACATAACGAATAA
- a CDS encoding cation diffusion facilitator family transporter, whose product MSHDHHHHGHHHHFDTQREGNKKGLLIALIITAGIMVLEFVGGLLTNSLALLSDSGHMLSDTTSLALSLVAIWFANRAASAKKTYGYYRFEILAALFNGVALFIIAGFIIYEAYQRVLEPQSVASGSMMVIAAVGLLANLISAWSLMRQGDVKGNVNLRSAYLHVLGDALGSIGAIVAGLLMMLFGWYIADPIISVVVSVLILKSAWGVLAHSVHILMEGSPEGVDHSEIKKLLENIEGVKDVHDLHIWTITSGLDSLSCHMRVEDGKDCQWILQKAIDLVHDHCGIEHTTIQIEKSALQHGTLKV is encoded by the coding sequence ATGAGTCATGATCATCATCACCATGGTCACCACCATCATTTTGATACACAGCGTGAAGGTAACAAAAAAGGCCTGCTCATTGCACTAATTATCACAGCAGGTATTATGGTTCTTGAGTTTGTTGGTGGACTTCTTACAAATAGCTTAGCGTTATTATCTGATAGCGGACATATGCTGTCTGATACAACCTCACTTGCTCTTAGCCTCGTAGCGATATGGTTTGCTAACCGAGCTGCATCGGCTAAAAAAACGTACGGTTATTATCGGTTTGAAATATTAGCGGCTCTTTTTAACGGAGTGGCCCTGTTTATAATAGCAGGATTCATCATATATGAAGCCTATCAGCGCGTATTAGAGCCGCAGTCTGTAGCAAGCGGCAGCATGATGGTGATTGCTGCTGTTGGTTTACTTGCTAATTTAATCAGCGCATGGTCACTTATGAGACAAGGCGATGTAAAAGGAAATGTAAATTTACGCAGCGCTTACTTACATGTATTAGGAGACGCTTTAGGGTCAATTGGAGCTATTGTAGCGGGACTTCTTATGATGCTGTTTGGATGGTATATTGCTGATCCTATTATTTCTGTAGTTGTGTCAGTATTAATTTTAAAAAGTGCTTGGGGCGTGCTTGCTCACAGCGTTCATATTTTAATGGAAGGCTCTCCTGAAGGAGTGGATCACAGTGAAATAAAAAAACTTCTTGAAAACATTGAAGGAGTTAAAGATGTGCATGATTTACACATTTGGACGATCACTTCAGGGCTAGACTCATTGAGTTGTCATATGCGCGTAGAAGATGGAAAAGATTGTCAGTGGATTTTGCAAAAAGCTATCGATTTAGTTCACGATCACTGCGGCATTGAGCATACGACGATTCAAATTGAAAAGTCAGCTCTTCAGCACGGGACGCTAAAAGTTTAA